The Candidatus Pantoea soli genome window below encodes:
- the ubiE gene encoding bifunctional demethylmenaquinone methyltransferase/2-methoxy-6-polyprenyl-1,4-benzoquinol methylase UbiE has protein sequence MADESQQETTHFGFQTVAKSEKADKVADVFHSVAAKYDLMNDLMSFGIHRVWKRFTIDSSGVRRGQRVLDLAGGTGDLTAKFSRLVGETGQVVLADINSSMLKMGREKLRNLGVSGNVSYVQANAEALPFPDNYFDCITISFGLRNVTEKEKALASMFRVLKPGGRLLVLEFSKPLLDPLSKAYDTYSFHILPRIGQLVAKDAESYRYLAESIRMHPDQETLKAMMNDAGFENTTYFNMTGGIVALHRGFKF, from the coding sequence ATGGCAGATGAATCACAGCAGGAAACTACCCATTTTGGCTTTCAGACCGTCGCTAAAAGCGAAAAGGCCGACAAAGTCGCAGACGTGTTTCACTCGGTCGCAGCGAAATATGACCTGATGAACGACCTGATGTCGTTCGGCATCCATCGCGTCTGGAAGCGTTTTACCATTGACAGCAGCGGCGTGCGCCGCGGTCAGCGCGTGCTGGATTTGGCCGGTGGCACCGGCGACCTCACGGCGAAATTTTCCCGGCTGGTTGGCGAAACCGGTCAGGTGGTACTGGCAGACATCAACAGCTCCATGCTGAAGATGGGCCGCGAAAAGCTGCGCAACCTTGGCGTATCGGGCAATGTCAGTTACGTGCAGGCGAATGCCGAAGCATTACCCTTCCCGGATAACTATTTTGACTGCATCACGATCTCCTTCGGACTGCGTAACGTTACCGAAAAAGAGAAGGCGCTGGCCTCCATGTTCCGCGTCCTGAAGCCAGGCGGCCGTCTGCTGGTGCTGGAATTTTCCAAACCGCTGCTTGACCCGCTGAGCAAAGCTTACGATACCTACTCGTTCCATATTCTGCCGCGCATTGGTCAGCTGGTGGCGAAAGACGCGGAAAGCTACCGCTACCTGGCTGAATCCATTCGCATGCATCCGGACCAGGAAACGCTGAAGGCGATGATGAATGATGCCGGGTTTGAAAACACCACCTATTTCAATATGACCGGCGGCATTGTCGCGCTGCATCGCGGCTTTAAGTTCTGA
- the udp gene encoding uridine phosphorylase has translation MAQSDVFHLGITKADLKGATLAIVPGDPERVKKIAALMDNPQHLASHREFTTWLAEIEGKPVVVCSTGIGGPSTSIAVEELAQLGVRTFLRVGTTGAIQPHINVGDVLVTTASVRLDGASLHFAPMEFPAVADFACTTALVAAAEACGATTHIGITASSDTFYPGQERYDTFSGRVVSRFQGSMKEWQAMGVLNYEMESATLLTMCASQGLRAGMVAGVIVNRTQKEIPDAATMKQTESDAVKIVVDAARRLL, from the coding sequence ATGGCCCAGTCTGACGTTTTCCACCTTGGCATCACCAAAGCCGATCTGAAAGGAGCCACGCTGGCGATTGTTCCTGGTGATCCGGAGCGCGTAAAAAAGATCGCCGCACTGATGGATAACCCGCAGCATCTGGCTTCCCATCGTGAATTCACCACCTGGCTGGCGGAGATTGAAGGTAAACCGGTAGTGGTGTGCTCAACCGGTATCGGTGGCCCGTCAACCTCGATTGCGGTCGAAGAGCTGGCACAGCTTGGCGTTCGCACCTTCCTGCGCGTGGGCACGACCGGTGCGATTCAGCCGCACATTAACGTGGGCGACGTGCTGGTAACGACCGCCTCCGTGCGTCTTGATGGCGCCAGCCTGCACTTTGCCCCGATGGAATTCCCGGCCGTCGCCGATTTCGCCTGTACCACAGCGCTGGTCGCGGCAGCAGAGGCATGTGGTGCCACGACGCACATTGGCATTACTGCGTCTTCCGACACCTTTTACCCGGGGCAGGAACGTTACGACACCTTCTCCGGCCGCGTGGTCAGCCGTTTCCAGGGCTCGATGAAAGAGTGGCAGGCGATGGGCGTGCTCAACTATGAAATGGAATCCGCTACACTGTTAACCATGTGCGCCAGTCAGGGACTGCGTGCCGGCATGGTGGCGGGCGTCATCGTGAATCGCACGCAGAAAGAGATCCCGGATGCGGCCACCATGAAGCAGACCGAAAGCGATGCGGTGAAGATTGTGGTCGACGCCGCACGTCGCTTGCTGTAG
- the tatB gene encoding Sec-independent protein translocase protein TatB — MFDIGFSELVLVFVIGLIVLGPQRLPVAVKTVVGWIRAIRSLAANVQNELAQELKLQELQDSLKKVEEAGRGTLSPELKQSMEELRKTADSMKRSVQQSIDIEKAEDEANTIHQPHPVAQPEPPAPVQPATPQPPVSPAAAQQQASAPPQAPQPAEPAPASTATPASPSVKDER, encoded by the coding sequence GTGTTCGATATTGGTTTTAGTGAACTGGTATTGGTGTTCGTGATCGGGCTGATTGTATTGGGTCCGCAGCGATTACCGGTTGCGGTGAAAACCGTGGTGGGCTGGATCCGGGCTATCCGCTCGCTGGCCGCCAACGTGCAGAACGAACTGGCGCAGGAGCTGAAACTGCAGGAGCTGCAGGACAGCCTGAAGAAAGTGGAAGAGGCGGGCCGCGGCACGCTCTCGCCGGAGCTCAAACAATCGATGGAAGAGCTGCGCAAAACCGCGGATTCCATGAAGCGCTCTGTGCAGCAAAGCATTGATATCGAAAAAGCGGAAGATGAAGCCAACACCATTCATCAACCGCATCCGGTGGCACAGCCTGAGCCGCCAGCGCCGGTTCAGCCGGCCACGCCACAGCCGCCGGTTTCACCTGCCGCTGCTCAGCAGCAGGCCAGCGCGCCCCCGCAGGCGCCACAACCGGCGGAACCGGCCCCGGCCAGCACCGCTACCCCTGCGTCTCCTTCTGTTAAAGATGAACGATAA
- the ubiB gene encoding ubiquinone biosynthesis regulatory protein kinase UbiB, producing MTLGEIRRLYFIIKIFLTYGLDELIPHMRLTLPLRLWRRCVFWIPNRHKEAEMGARLRLAMEQLGPVWIKFGQMLSTRRDLFPPRIADELAILQDRVAPFDGVKAKAQIERSIGGPVETWFDDFDIKPLASASIAQVHTATLKSNGREVVIKVIRPDILPVIKADMKLIYRLARWVPRLLPDGRRLRPMEVVRDYEKTLIDELNLLREAANAIQLRRNFEQSKMLYVPEVFSDYCSESMLVMERIYGIPISDVATLEQHGVNMKLLAERGVQVFFTQVFRDSFFHADMHPGNIFVSYEHPEDPQYIGIDCGIVGSLNKEDKRYLAENFIAFFNRDYRKVAELHVDSGWVPPDTNVEDFEFAIRTVCEPIFEKPLAEISFGHVLLNLFNTARRFNMEVQPQLVLLQKTLLYIEGIGRQLYPQLDLWKTAKPFLEDWIKDQIGIPALLRAVKDKAPFWAEKLPELPELFYDSLRHHKLLQHSVDKLATEMSTQRTRHHQARYLFGVGATLLLSGTAVLLSRPDWDFFPALLFAAGIVTWLVGWRKTN from the coding sequence ATGACGCTGGGAGAAATTCGGCGCTTATACTTCATCATCAAGATCTTCCTGACCTACGGTCTGGATGAGCTTATTCCCCATATGCGGCTCACGCTGCCGCTGCGCCTGTGGCGTCGCTGCGTGTTCTGGATCCCGAACCGGCACAAAGAAGCCGAAATGGGCGCACGTTTGCGTCTGGCAATGGAACAGCTGGGGCCGGTGTGGATCAAGTTTGGTCAGATGCTCTCCACGCGCCGCGATCTGTTCCCGCCGCGTATTGCTGATGAGCTGGCGATTCTGCAGGACCGCGTGGCGCCGTTTGATGGCGTCAAAGCCAAAGCGCAGATTGAGCGTTCAATCGGCGGTCCGGTAGAAACCTGGTTTGATGATTTCGATATTAAACCGCTGGCGTCGGCCTCTATTGCGCAGGTTCATACCGCCACGCTCAAATCCAACGGCCGCGAAGTGGTGATCAAAGTGATTCGCCCGGACATCCTGCCGGTGATCAAAGCGGATATGAAGCTGATCTACCGTCTGGCGCGCTGGGTACCGCGCCTGCTGCCGGACGGACGTCGTCTGCGACCGATGGAAGTGGTGCGCGATTACGAAAAAACGCTGATCGACGAACTCAATCTGCTGCGTGAAGCGGCGAATGCCATTCAGCTGCGGCGTAACTTTGAGCAGAGCAAAATGTTGTACGTGCCGGAAGTGTTCTCGGACTACTGCAGCGAATCCATGCTGGTGATGGAACGCATTTACGGCATTCCGATCTCTGATGTAGCAACGCTGGAGCAGCATGGCGTTAATATGAAGCTGCTGGCCGAGCGCGGCGTGCAGGTGTTCTTTACCCAGGTGTTCCGCGACAGTTTCTTCCACGCGGATATGCATCCGGGCAACATTTTTGTCAGCTACGAGCACCCGGAAGATCCGCAATATATCGGCATTGACTGCGGCATCGTTGGCTCGCTGAACAAAGAAGACAAGCGCTATCTGGCCGAAAACTTCATCGCCTTCTTTAATCGTGACTATCGCAAAGTGGCGGAACTGCACGTGGATTCGGGGTGGGTACCGCCGGACACCAACGTCGAGGATTTCGAGTTTGCCATCCGCACGGTGTGCGAGCCGATTTTCGAGAAGCCGCTGGCCGAAATTTCGTTTGGTCACGTCCTGCTGAATCTGTTCAACACTGCGCGGCGCTTTAATATGGAAGTGCAGCCGCAGCTGGTACTGCTGCAGAAAACGCTGCTGTATATTGAAGGCATCGGCCGCCAGCTTTATCCGCAGCTGGATTTGTGGAAAACCGCGAAGCCATTCCTGGAAGACTGGATTAAAGATCAGATCGGTATTCCGGCGCTGCTGCGGGCGGTAAAAGACAAAGCGCCATTCTGGGCGGAGAAACTGCCGGAGTTGCCGGAGCTTTTCTACGACAGCCTGCGCCATCACAAGTTACTGCAGCACAGTGTGGACAAGCTGGCGACAGAGATGAGCACGCAGCGCACGCGGCATCATCAGGCGCGCTACCTGTTTGGCGTAGGGGCTACACTGTTATTAAGTGGCACCGCAGTGCTGCTGAGCCGCCCGGACTGGGACTTCTTTCCGGCGCTGTTATTTGCCGCCGGCATCGTTACCTGGCTGGTCGGCTGGCGCAAGACAAACTGA
- the metR gene encoding HTH-type transcriptional regulator MetR, whose translation MIELKHLRTLQALRNTGSLAAAAAQLHQTQSALSHQFSDLEQRLGFRLFVRKSQPLRFTPQGEILLQLAEQILPQIQQALQACHEPHQTTLRIAIECHSCIQWLTPALNNFRQSWPQVVMDFKSGVTFDPQPALQQGELDVVLTSDILPRSGLFYSPMFDFEVRLVLAPDHPLAQQTHITPEDLADEVLMIYPVQRQRLDVWRHFLQPAGISPALKSVDNTLLLIQMVSARMGIAALPHWVVESFEHQGLVVTRTLGEGLWSRLYAAVRDGEQRQPVMEAFVRFARQHACEHLPYVRDASRPGSLQPLSS comes from the coding sequence ATGATCGAACTCAAACACCTGCGAACGCTGCAGGCGTTACGGAACACCGGCTCATTAGCCGCCGCCGCCGCCCAGCTTCATCAGACGCAATCGGCGCTGTCTCACCAGTTCAGCGATCTGGAGCAGCGGCTTGGTTTCCGGCTGTTCGTGCGTAAGAGTCAGCCGTTACGCTTCACGCCGCAGGGAGAGATTTTGCTGCAGCTGGCTGAGCAGATTCTGCCGCAGATTCAGCAGGCGCTGCAGGCCTGCCACGAGCCGCATCAGACCACGCTGCGCATCGCCATTGAGTGCCACAGCTGTATTCAGTGGCTGACGCCGGCGCTGAACAATTTCCGCCAGAGCTGGCCACAGGTGGTGATGGACTTTAAATCCGGCGTGACCTTTGATCCTCAGCCCGCGCTGCAGCAGGGCGAGCTGGATGTGGTCCTGACCTCCGACATTCTGCCGCGCAGCGGCCTGTTTTACTCGCCTATGTTTGATTTTGAAGTGCGGCTGGTGCTGGCACCGGATCATCCGCTCGCGCAGCAGACGCATATCACCCCGGAAGATTTGGCGGATGAGGTGTTAATGATCTATCCGGTGCAGCGGCAGCGTCTGGATGTGTGGCGTCATTTCCTGCAACCGGCGGGCATCAGCCCGGCGCTGAAAAGCGTGGATAACACCCTGCTGCTGATTCAGATGGTGTCAGCGCGCATGGGCATCGCCGCGCTGCCACACTGGGTGGTGGAGAGTTTTGAGCATCAGGGACTGGTGGTGACGCGGACGCTGGGCGAGGGCTTATGGAGCCGCCTGTATGCCGCCGTGCGCGACGGCGAACAGCGACAGCCGGTGATGGAAGCCTTTGTGCGTTTTGCCCGTCAGCATGCCTGTGAGCATCTGCCCTACGTGCGTGATGCCTCACGCCCCGGCTCGCTGCAGCCGCTGTCATCCTGA
- the ubiJ gene encoding ubiquinone biosynthesis protein UbiJ, with product MTFTPLITGGLETALNRILYRDRSLKAARQRLAGKVLLLRLQELDFPLVLVFSENQLDVLSDWQDSSDCSVSLRFSTLPKLRDRQQLTTLIRSGELNVEGDLQVVQQFSALMDLAELDPAEYLAPWVGDIAAQGLSQAAQQAFRFVQQQVSRRQDYLGQALTEEWRVAPGALELAWLSEEVEAVERSLNALDARLAQLEAK from the coding sequence ATGACTTTCACCCCTCTCATCACCGGCGGTCTTGAAACCGCCCTGAACCGCATCCTCTACCGCGATCGCAGCCTGAAGGCTGCGCGTCAGCGCCTGGCGGGCAAAGTGCTGCTGCTGCGTTTGCAGGAGCTGGATTTTCCGCTGGTGCTGGTATTCAGTGAAAACCAGCTTGACGTGCTGAGCGACTGGCAGGACAGCAGTGACTGCAGCGTCAGTCTGCGTTTCAGCACGCTGCCGAAGCTGCGCGATCGCCAGCAGCTGACCACTCTGATCCGCAGCGGTGAGCTGAACGTGGAGGGCGATCTGCAGGTTGTGCAGCAGTTCTCTGCGCTGATGGATCTGGCGGAACTGGATCCGGCGGAATACCTTGCACCGTGGGTCGGCGATATCGCCGCACAGGGGCTCAGCCAGGCCGCGCAGCAGGCATTCCGGTTCGTACAGCAGCAGGTCTCCCGCCGGCAGGATTATCTGGGCCAGGCGCTGACGGAAGAGTGGCGTGTGGCACCGGGTGCGCTGGAGCTGGCGTGGTTGAGTGAAGAGGTGGAAGCCGTGGAACGTTCGCTTAATGCGTTAGATGCGCGTTTAGCACAGCTGGAGGCGAAATGA
- a CDS encoding dienelactone hydrolase family protein yields MKTEDTMPQNPATDGFAPAVQPTAGSTIITHSEEIHAGETSVPSQGENLPAWYARPKTFEGTLPVVLVVQEIFGVHEHIRDICRRLALEGYLAVAPELYFREGDPSDYHDIPTLFKELVSKVPDSQVLSDLDHVANWAARHGGDMRRLGITGFCWGGRISWLFAAHNPQVRAAVAWYGRLEGEKTLKQQKHPIDVATDLNAPVLGLYGGQDDSIPLESIDKMRQALHAANAKAEIVVYPEAGHAFNADYRPGYHAESARDGWQRMLAWFKQNGVVADDR; encoded by the coding sequence ATGAAAACCGAAGACACTATGCCACAAAATCCGGCAACTGACGGCTTTGCACCGGCAGTTCAGCCTACCGCCGGCAGTACCATTATCACACACAGTGAAGAGATTCATGCCGGCGAAACCTCGGTGCCCAGCCAGGGCGAAAACCTGCCTGCCTGGTACGCCCGGCCAAAAACTTTTGAAGGCACGTTGCCCGTCGTGCTGGTGGTGCAGGAAATTTTTGGCGTTCACGAGCACATCCGCGATATCTGTCGCCGTCTGGCGCTTGAGGGTTATCTGGCGGTGGCGCCGGAACTCTATTTCCGCGAAGGCGACCCCAGCGACTATCACGATATTCCGACGCTGTTTAAAGAGCTGGTCAGCAAGGTGCCGGATTCGCAGGTGCTGTCCGATCTTGATCACGTTGCCAACTGGGCAGCGCGTCACGGCGGCGATATGCGTCGTCTTGGCATTACCGGCTTTTGCTGGGGCGGCCGTATCAGCTGGCTGTTTGCTGCGCACAATCCGCAGGTGCGCGCCGCGGTAGCCTGGTATGGTCGGCTGGAAGGGGAAAAGACCCTGAAGCAGCAAAAACACCCCATCGATGTCGCCACCGATCTCAACGCACCGGTGCTGGGATTATATGGCGGGCAGGATGACAGCATTCCGCTGGAGAGTATCGATAAGATGCGCCAGGCGCTGCATGCCGCCAATGCCAAAGCGGAGATCGTGGTTTATCCGGAAGCGGGTCACGCCTTTAATGCCGATTATCGTCCGGGTTACCACGCTGAATCAGCGCGGGATGGCTGGCAGCGCATGCTGGCGTGGTTTAAGCAGAACGGTGTGGTGGCTGACGACCGCTAA
- the tatC gene encoding Sec-independent protein translocase subunit TatC: protein MAVEDTQPLISHLIELRKRLLNCIIAVFVIFLCLVYFANDIYHAVASPLISQMPVGASMIATDVASPFFTPIKLTIIVSVFLAVPVILYQVWAFVAPALYRHERRLVMPLLFSSTLLFYVGVAFAYFIVFPLAFGFFAKTAPQGVTIATDITNYLDFVMTIFMAFGVAFEVPIAIVLLCWTGITTPEDLKKKRPYILVGAFVVGMLLTPPDVFSQTLLAIPMYCLFEVGVFFSRYYVGKGRKAVDGEEQNPES from the coding sequence ATGGCCGTTGAAGATACCCAACCGCTCATCAGCCACCTGATTGAGCTGCGTAAACGTCTGCTGAACTGCATTATCGCGGTCTTTGTTATCTTCCTGTGTCTGGTGTACTTCGCCAATGACATCTATCACGCGGTAGCATCGCCGCTGATCAGCCAGATGCCGGTCGGGGCCAGCATGATTGCCACGGATGTGGCGTCACCGTTTTTTACGCCCATCAAGCTGACAATTATTGTGTCGGTCTTTCTCGCCGTGCCGGTGATCCTGTATCAGGTATGGGCCTTTGTCGCGCCGGCCCTCTATCGCCATGAGCGCCGGCTGGTGATGCCGCTGCTGTTCTCCAGTACGCTGCTGTTTTATGTTGGCGTCGCTTTTGCCTACTTCATTGTTTTCCCGCTGGCGTTTGGATTTTTTGCCAAAACCGCGCCGCAGGGCGTGACCATTGCCACTGACATCACGAACTATCTCGATTTTGTGATGACGATTTTCATGGCATTTGGCGTGGCCTTTGAAGTGCCGATTGCGATTGTGCTGCTCTGCTGGACAGGCATCACCACGCCGGAAGATCTGAAAAAGAAGCGTCCTTACATTCTGGTTGGCGCTTTCGTGGTCGGGATGCTGCTGACACCGCCGGACGTTTTCTCGCAAACTTTGCTCGCTATTCCGATGTACTGCCTGTTTGAAGTCGGCGTATTCTTCTCCCGCTATTACGTGGGTAAAGGGCGCAAGGCTGTGGACGGCGAGGAACAGAACCCGGAATCCTGA
- the tatA gene encoding twin-arginine translocase TatA/TatE family subunit, translated as MGGISIWQLLIIAVIVVLLFGTNKLRNLGSDLGSSIRGFKKAMSDEDDKKDHPKEQDADFNAKTLADKQPNPASKDDARDK; from the coding sequence ATGGGCGGTATCAGTATCTGGCAATTATTAATCATTGCCGTCATTGTTGTTCTTTTGTTCGGTACCAATAAGCTCCGTAATCTGGGTTCGGATTTAGGCTCTTCAATTCGCGGCTTCAAAAAGGCCATGAGTGATGAAGACGACAAAAAGGATCACCCGAAAGAGCAGGACGCTGACTTCAACGCCAAAACGCTGGCAGACAAACAGCCAAACCCGGCGAGCAAAGACGACGCCCGGGATAAGTAA
- the rmuC gene encoding DNA recombination protein RmuC, translated as MDQQLIISGALALAGIGIGWIIAQLRAGHQLASFTTERRLLEEALQRQQQQSAQLQQQLQQREHELRQLHGTLSAAQERLQQLDYWRSESEQLSRELRNQLEVNSAQEAELREVTIRLEETRFAAEEKQRLLTNSEQRLTAQFENLANRIFENSGRRVDEQNRQSLNSLITPLREQLDGFRRQVNDSFGQEARERHTLAHEIRQLQQLNAQMAQEAINLTKALKGDNKIQGNWGEVVLSRVLEASGLREGYEYQTQVSVQLEQQGRMQPDVIVRLPQGKDVVIDAKMTLIAYERYFNADDEATREQAIQAHISAVRGHIRLLGRKDYQQLPGLRSLDYVLMFIPVEPAFLLAIDRQPELISEALQQNIMLVSPTTLLVALRTINNLWRYEHQSRNAQRIADRAARLYDKMRLFVDDMSSIGNNLDKAQQSYQQAMKKLAQGRGNLIAQSEAFRTLGVEIKRPINTQLATQAQPEGEDERWDDADDSDENAADSAAASLRRINE; from the coding sequence ATGGATCAGCAACTTATCATTAGCGGCGCGCTGGCGCTGGCCGGTATCGGCATTGGCTGGATTATTGCCCAGCTGCGGGCGGGCCATCAGCTTGCCAGTTTTACGACCGAGCGCAGACTGCTGGAAGAGGCGCTGCAGCGTCAGCAGCAGCAGTCTGCGCAACTGCAGCAGCAGCTTCAGCAGCGCGAGCATGAGCTGCGCCAGCTGCACGGCACGCTAAGCGCGGCGCAGGAGCGGCTGCAGCAGCTGGACTACTGGCGCAGTGAAAGCGAGCAGTTAAGCCGCGAACTGCGTAATCAGCTGGAAGTAAACAGCGCGCAGGAAGCTGAACTGCGCGAAGTGACTATCCGTCTGGAAGAGACGCGCTTCGCCGCTGAGGAGAAGCAGCGCCTGCTGACCAACAGCGAACAGCGCCTGACTGCCCAGTTCGAAAACCTGGCCAACCGCATCTTTGAAAACAGCGGACGGCGCGTTGACGAACAGAACCGGCAAAGCCTTAACAGCCTGATCACCCCGCTGCGCGAACAGCTCGACGGATTCCGTCGTCAGGTCAATGACAGTTTTGGCCAGGAGGCGCGTGAACGTCATACGCTGGCGCATGAGATCCGTCAGCTGCAGCAGCTGAACGCGCAGATGGCGCAGGAAGCGATCAACCTGACCAAGGCGCTGAAAGGCGACAATAAAATTCAGGGTAACTGGGGTGAAGTAGTGCTGAGCCGCGTGCTGGAAGCCTCCGGCCTGCGCGAAGGCTATGAATACCAGACGCAGGTCAGTGTGCAGCTGGAGCAGCAGGGCAGAATGCAGCCGGATGTCATTGTGCGTCTGCCGCAGGGCAAAGACGTGGTGATCGACGCCAAAATGACGCTCATCGCCTACGAACGCTACTTTAACGCGGATGATGAAGCCACGCGCGAACAGGCGATCCAGGCACACATCAGTGCGGTGCGCGGCCATATTCGTCTGCTGGGACGAAAAGATTACCAGCAGCTGCCCGGCTTGCGCTCGCTGGATTACGTGCTGATGTTCATTCCGGTTGAACCCGCTTTCCTGCTGGCGATTGACCGTCAGCCTGAGCTGATTAGCGAAGCGCTGCAGCAAAATATTATGCTGGTCAGCCCGACCACGCTGCTGGTGGCGCTGCGCACCATCAATAACCTGTGGCGCTATGAGCATCAGAGCCGCAACGCGCAGCGCATTGCCGATCGCGCGGCGCGGCTGTATGACAAAATGCGGCTGTTTGTGGATGACATGAGCAGCATCGGTAACAACCTCGACAAAGCGCAGCAGAGCTATCAGCAGGCGATGAAAAAGCTGGCGCAAGGGCGCGGCAACCTGATCGCGCAAAGCGAAGCATTCCGCACGCTGGGCGTGGAAATCAAGCGGCCCATTAATACACAGCTCGCTACGCAGGCGCAGCCGGAAGGCGAGGATGAGAGGTGGGATGACGCAGACGATTCCGATGAAAACGCAGCGGATTCCGCCGCCGCTTCCCTGCGGCGCATCAATGAATAA
- a CDS encoding tetratricopeptide repeat protein produces MRKTVSVPRPAFHPNPAAAQARMESAAARFRQAMAAADYLQARQCCEEVLRFMPHQMQVLSDYALTLMRTGEHKKSYKIYQKIYQSPAAQRAQASETWLDGLTEVCGWLGKHDEVARYGLESLTLADARFSSGPKAPLPATAPPAINRDNPTENVIAFSLYGGQPRYCETLIKNVEVARELYPDWVCRIYLDDSVPAHVRQRLAQPNSQLVDMSHEKTLFPTLWRFLVIDDPTVKRFIVRDADSLLSEREVAAVQAWLASPYWFHHMRDYFSHTELLLAGMWGGCHGVFHNAEQQMRHFIAQYQGSERFTDQYFLKVALWPTVRESVLNHDELFHFHHAQPWPAHPPIRWQTDSFHVGSNAGFASMAGKVANSVSGQQQVEITYGGNSWCYPAKVHNTGEWTLAMPFFLIDAWKAGELTVRAL; encoded by the coding sequence ATGCGCAAAACGGTTTCTGTCCCACGTCCGGCTTTTCATCCTAACCCCGCAGCGGCGCAGGCGCGCATGGAAAGCGCCGCCGCGCGGTTTCGCCAGGCCATGGCGGCCGCTGATTATCTGCAGGCCCGCCAGTGCTGCGAAGAAGTGCTGCGGTTTATGCCGCATCAGATGCAGGTGCTGAGTGATTACGCGCTGACGCTGATGCGTACCGGCGAGCATAAAAAATCCTATAAAATCTACCAGAAGATTTATCAGTCACCGGCGGCGCAGCGCGCGCAGGCTTCAGAAACCTGGCTGGATGGCCTGACGGAAGTGTGTGGCTGGCTGGGTAAGCATGACGAAGTGGCGCGTTACGGCCTGGAATCCCTGACGCTTGCTGACGCCAGGTTCAGCAGCGGGCCGAAAGCGCCGCTGCCTGCGACCGCTCCGCCAGCGATAAATCGTGATAATCCCACTGAAAATGTGATTGCCTTCAGCCTGTATGGCGGCCAGCCGCGCTACTGCGAAACGCTGATAAAAAACGTCGAAGTGGCGCGGGAACTCTATCCCGACTGGGTATGCCGTATCTATCTCGACGACAGCGTGCCGGCGCATGTGCGGCAGCGGCTGGCGCAACCCAACAGCCAGCTGGTGGATATGTCACATGAAAAAACCCTTTTCCCGACGCTGTGGCGTTTTCTGGTTATCGACGATCCGACGGTAAAACGTTTTATCGTGCGCGATGCTGACTCGCTGCTCTCCGAGCGGGAGGTTGCAGCGGTGCAAGCCTGGCTGGCTTCGCCTTACTGGTTCCACCATATGCGTGACTACTTCTCGCATACCGAACTGCTGCTGGCCGGCATGTGGGGTGGGTGCCACGGCGTGTTTCACAATGCAGAGCAGCAGATGCGTCATTTCATCGCGCAGTATCAGGGCAGCGAACGTTTCACCGATCAGTACTTTCTCAAAGTGGCGCTGTGGCCAACGGTGCGTGAAAGCGTGCTGAACCACGATGAGCTCTTTCACTTCCATCATGCTCAGCCGTGGCCTGCGCATCCGCCGATTCGCTGGCAGACCGACAGCTTTCACGTGGGCAGCAATGCCGGTTTCGCCAGCATGGCCGGTAAAGTGGCAAACAGCGTCAGTGGCCAGCAGCAGGTGGAAATTACCTATGGCGGCAACAGCTGGTGCTATCCCGCGAAGGTTCATAACACGGGCGAATGGACGCTGGCGATGCCGTTCTTTCTGATTGATGCGTGGAAAGCGGGCGAGCTGACGGTGCGCGCGCTGTAG